From one Pseudactinotalea sp. HY158 genomic stretch:
- a CDS encoding sensor histidine kinase, with product MSDLIQRHGTGDGADADWLHLLVGDWQIISDLAFADLVLWLPVEGGDYVAIAHCRPSTGATVHHEDIVGSVAPRGFVPTLDEAAKKREIIRVVEARWTGSYAIREEAVPVVRNGRTIAVIARETHLGASRTPSRLEINYVESADELCGMIARGEFPVPGAATGRRRGAPRVGDGLIRLNGEGEVLYASPNALSAFHRVGVTGEIVGQSLAEVTTPLIEHSREVDESLPLVVMGRAAWRTELEARGVALSLRAVPVTELGQRVGAVLLARDVSELRRRERELMTKDATIREIHHRVKNNLQTVAALLRLQARRTSSEEARTALEEAMRRVATIATVHEALSQTIDETVDFDSVFGRALSLAADVATANNVHIDYVREGRFGVIRATKATALAVVLTELVTNAVEHGLATSGGTVTISSHREAGMLHVTVSDDGVGTGDGIGRGLGTQIVKTLVDTELDGTIDWQNSPDGGTRVQLTVGLGEVRD from the coding sequence ATGAGCGATCTGATCCAACGGCACGGCACGGGCGACGGTGCCGACGCCGACTGGCTGCACCTGTTGGTCGGGGATTGGCAGATCATCTCCGATCTGGCGTTCGCCGACCTCGTGCTGTGGCTTCCCGTCGAGGGCGGGGACTACGTCGCCATCGCCCACTGCCGCCCGTCGACCGGCGCGACCGTCCACCACGAGGACATCGTCGGCTCGGTCGCGCCGCGCGGATTCGTGCCGACCCTCGACGAGGCCGCCAAGAAGCGCGAGATCATCCGGGTCGTCGAGGCCCGGTGGACCGGCTCGTACGCGATCCGCGAGGAGGCGGTGCCGGTGGTGCGCAACGGGCGCACGATCGCGGTCATCGCCCGCGAGACCCACCTGGGTGCCAGCCGCACGCCGAGCCGCCTCGAGATCAACTACGTCGAGTCCGCCGATGAGCTGTGCGGCATGATCGCCCGCGGCGAGTTCCCGGTGCCCGGGGCCGCGACGGGACGACGACGCGGCGCACCTCGCGTAGGCGACGGCCTCATCCGCCTCAACGGCGAGGGGGAGGTGCTCTACGCCAGCCCGAACGCGCTCTCGGCGTTTCACCGCGTCGGGGTGACCGGCGAGATCGTCGGGCAGTCGCTCGCCGAGGTGACCACGCCGCTGATCGAGCACTCGCGCGAGGTCGACGAATCGCTCCCGCTCGTGGTCATGGGCCGGGCCGCCTGGCGCACCGAGCTCGAGGCCCGGGGGGTGGCGCTCTCACTTCGTGCCGTTCCGGTGACCGAGCTGGGGCAGCGGGTCGGTGCCGTGCTGCTCGCGCGGGACGTCTCCGAACTGCGGCGCCGCGAGCGCGAGCTCATGACCAAGGACGCGACGATCCGCGAGATCCACCACCGCGTGAAGAACAACCTGCAGACCGTGGCGGCGCTCCTGCGACTGCAGGCGCGGCGGACGTCCTCGGAGGAGGCGCGCACGGCACTGGAGGAGGCGATGCGCCGCGTGGCCACGATCGCGACCGTGCACGAGGCCCTCTCCCAGACCATCGACGAGACCGTCGACTTCGACAGCGTCTTCGGGCGGGCGCTCAGCCTCGCCGCCGACGTCGCCACCGCGAACAACGTGCACATCGACTACGTGCGCGAGGGCAGGTTCGGCGTCATCCGGGCCACCAAGGCGACCGCGCTCGCGGTCGTGCTCACCGAACTGGTGACGAACGCGGTCGAGCACGGCCTCGCCACGAGCGGGGGGACCGTGACGATCTCCTCGCACCGCGAGGCCGGGATGCTCCACGTGACCGTGAGCGACGACGGGGTCGGCACCGGCGACGGCATCGGCCGCGGCCTCGGCACTCAGATCGTCAAGACCCTCGTCGACACGGAACTGGACGGCACGATCGACTGGCAGAACAGTCCAGACGGCGGCACCCGCGTGCAACTGACCGTCGGGTTGGGCGAGGTGCGCGACTAG
- a CDS encoding ABC transporter permease, with the protein MFAITLHHMRTGWARLAAAGLAIVLGTAFVAATLLAGQTMRNTAYQSFTAAYAGSDLVVTGHPLGDEQFERIAATDGVEAARPRTYVGMEVSARNRSEWVGIESAAPLPRMRTGTLESGEFPRADDQVAVSAGLASRLELSLGDRLDYLSPVDDTRHSATVVGITASATSFFDAGADLVLPADRFRQVVPADSFDSIAVALDPAAGPDLAGVQSDLTSELGPEVQVRTMTEFAQDTTAGLTGDADTFTTLLLAFAAVALAVAALVITNTFTVLVAQRTRLLALLRAIGATRWQVRRSVLTEAALLGVGASAVGIGLGIGVVELGARLLSPHLPGIDVAAAVGITPATIIAPLLTGLAVTFVACWLPARNATRVSPLAALRPLDGTRTAGRLRAGIALALVLIGAVMLVGGVLVATRSEPATGPEVGLLLGIPGGFISVFGILLGAVYVVPAVVRLLGRLGGGSVAGRIATENAIRNPRRTATTTNALVIGVALVAMMSTGAATGQRALEEELTSNFPVDLSAATVDQTLALTPDQRDAVTALEGIDALSFGRAEWIEAAADGADDAGPTLALTAPADARSVLQNPGDLAGLDDRTVLIGNTSARMLGLSAGDGLRLGGRDGIEVTVLVNSYDGASAIATPALMTEIAPEVPENVAWLALADGADPLEVGESLNEALARISETDPEAPLVAVEGSALERVSFAQVIDTLLAVVLGLLAVAVVIALVGVANTLALSVLERRRESAVLRAMGLTRGQLRAMLAVEGVLIAGVGTIIGLIAGIAYGWAGAAVMLGQLGHVSLVIPWGTVGAVVVVAVAAGLLASVLPARSAVRTSPVEALAEE; encoded by the coding sequence ATGTTCGCGATCACGCTCCACCACATGCGCACCGGCTGGGCCCGGCTCGCCGCGGCGGGCCTGGCGATCGTGCTCGGCACCGCGTTCGTGGCCGCGACGCTGCTCGCCGGGCAGACCATGCGCAACACCGCCTACCAGTCCTTCACGGCCGCCTACGCCGGCAGCGACCTCGTGGTCACCGGCCATCCCCTCGGCGACGAGCAGTTCGAGCGGATCGCGGCGACGGACGGCGTCGAGGCCGCCCGGCCCCGGACCTACGTGGGCATGGAGGTGAGCGCCCGGAACCGGTCCGAATGGGTCGGCATCGAGTCCGCCGCCCCACTGCCACGGATGCGCACCGGCACGCTCGAGTCCGGCGAGTTCCCGCGCGCCGACGATCAGGTCGCGGTCTCCGCGGGGCTGGCCTCCCGGCTCGAGCTCTCCCTCGGCGACCGGCTCGACTACCTCTCCCCCGTCGACGACACACGCCACAGCGCCACGGTCGTCGGGATCACCGCGAGCGCGACGAGCTTCTTCGATGCCGGCGCCGACCTCGTGCTCCCCGCGGACCGGTTCCGGCAGGTCGTGCCCGCCGACTCCTTCGACTCGATCGCCGTCGCGCTCGACCCGGCCGCCGGCCCGGACCTCGCCGGCGTGCAGTCGGACCTCACCTCCGAGCTCGGCCCGGAGGTCCAGGTGCGCACGATGACCGAGTTCGCGCAGGACACGACCGCGGGCCTGACCGGCGACGCCGACACGTTCACCACGCTCCTGCTCGCGTTCGCCGCCGTGGCCCTCGCGGTCGCGGCGCTCGTGATCACGAACACGTTCACCGTGCTCGTGGCACAGCGCACCCGGCTGCTCGCCCTCCTGCGGGCCATCGGCGCGACCCGGTGGCAGGTGCGCCGGTCCGTGCTCACCGAGGCGGCCCTGCTCGGGGTCGGGGCCTCCGCCGTCGGGATCGGTCTGGGCATCGGCGTGGTCGAACTCGGCGCCCGGCTCCTCAGCCCGCACCTCCCGGGCATCGACGTGGCCGCGGCCGTGGGCATCACGCCCGCGACGATCATCGCCCCGCTGCTCACCGGTCTGGCCGTGACGTTCGTCGCGTGCTGGCTCCCCGCCCGCAACGCCACCCGGGTCTCCCCCCTGGCGGCGCTGCGACCCCTCGACGGCACGCGCACCGCGGGCAGGCTCCGCGCCGGGATCGCCCTCGCGCTCGTGCTCATCGGGGCGGTCATGCTCGTCGGCGGCGTGCTCGTGGCCACCCGGTCCGAACCGGCGACCGGGCCCGAGGTCGGGCTGCTGCTCGGGATCCCCGGCGGGTTCATCTCCGTCTTCGGGATCCTCCTCGGGGCCGTCTACGTCGTGCCGGCCGTGGTGCGCCTCCTCGGTCGCCTCGGTGGGGGCTCCGTGGCGGGCCGGATCGCCACCGAGAACGCCATCCGGAACCCGCGCCGCACGGCCACGACCACGAACGCGCTCGTCATCGGGGTGGCGCTCGTGGCGATGATGAGCACGGGCGCGGCCACGGGCCAGCGCGCACTCGAGGAGGAGCTCACGTCGAACTTCCCGGTCGACCTGAGCGCGGCGACCGTCGATCAGACCCTCGCCCTCACGCCCGACCAGCGCGACGCCGTCACTGCGCTCGAGGGGATCGACGCGCTGAGCTTCGGGCGCGCGGAGTGGATCGAGGCCGCCGCGGACGGCGCCGACGACGCCGGCCCCACGCTCGCGCTCACGGCCCCGGCGGACGCGCGATCCGTGCTCCAGAACCCGGGCGACCTCGCCGGCCTGGACGATCGCACCGTGCTCATCGGGAACACGAGCGCCCGGATGCTCGGCCTGTCCGCCGGCGACGGCCTGCGCCTCGGCGGCCGCGACGGGATCGAGGTCACCGTGCTCGTCAACTCCTACGACGGCGCCTCCGCGATCGCCACCCCCGCTCTCATGACCGAGATCGCACCGGAGGTGCCCGAGAACGTGGCCTGGCTCGCGCTGGCCGACGGCGCCGACCCGCTCGAGGTCGGGGAGAGCCTGAACGAGGCCCTGGCCCGGATCAGCGAGACCGATCCGGAGGCGCCGCTCGTCGCGGTCGAGGGCAGCGCGCTCGAGCGGGTCTCCTTCGCGCAGGTGATCGACACGCTCCTGGCGGTGGTGCTCGGCCTGCTCGCCGTGGCGGTGGTCATCGCGCTCGTGGGCGTGGCGAACACGCTCGCGCTCTCGGTGCTCGAGCGGCGGCGGGAGTCGGCGGTGCTGCGGGCCATGGGCCTGACCCGCGGTCAGCTGCGGGCGATGCTGGCGGTCGAGGGGGTGCTCATCGCCGGGGTCGGCACGATCATCGGGCTGATCGCCGGGATCGCGTACGGCTGGGCGGGCGCGGCCGTGATGCTCGGGCAGCTCGGGCACGTCTCCCTCGTGATCCCCTGGGGCACGGTCGGGGCGGTCGTCGTCGTGGCGGTGGCCGCGGGACTGCTCGCCTCGGTGCTGCCCGCCCGCAGCGCCGTGCGCACGTCCCCGGTCGAGGCCCTCGCCGAGGAGTGA
- a CDS encoding FtsK/SpoIIIE domain-containing protein codes for MGRPAAAGGGIAVCGAPEAAGSLARWLLGQLLLTRADVTFRVPPGWGLAGHATVPTSGTGPVAGSGGLHIAVTEDPAAPPRTGAVTIVVCPAASQAPRWCSRVIPVADDHDRRVRLPWLRHVLTLLPAAAGALPTEALLPAVLGPAEPDAIRRDWRDPPAGLAAPVGVRQDPDTGRLVPARVDLAAEGPHALVAGTTGSGKSELLLSWLLALARGHPPSRLSLILVDYKGGATFGELAGLPHVAGVLTDLDPPGTARALAGLRAEVQRRERLLAETGAADLLEHHARLGRGLPGTPLCRLLLVVDEFRAMSEEHPDVLDELVRLAAQGRSLGLHLVLATQRPGGAVGAEIRANIAVRLCLRVLEEGDSVDVLGEPGAARLPPVPGRFLLRAGTPAEVQSFWVGPPHAGYVPRLVAALTGAARATESGGAYRPWAPELPDRARALPPVAPWPTPAPGPPAPGGELPLLVVDVTDEQRLGHWALPAGEVLVVAGRRSGRTTAAATLARAALDRGVVTHLLGRDLPGPAAPHPAAPWLGTTGEAGDVVLARRLLGILTEEPRTRPELLVLDDAAALERAIDERLGPGCGAEAVTELLRSARGNGLGLVLTSELPLPRWAQPADHRLVLTGGEPDLQLLAGVPKAWAGHAPRGRGTLLSGGRAIRGQVLLPLEGPGPAGRVDPPPLRLRPVPALVDLPAAAARASGRAGWVVVGLGGDDAAPVLAPVTPGQVLTVVGGPGRGRTTAATTIGRRVAEAGGEVSFGSAGGRTPVAGGLLVLDDVDRTPAATLDEGMAWLTGGGAVVVTTRPDGLVSGFHPLLARARDGAMLVLGPVPAALTGVDVRPWLGGRRPGRGVLALGGRAIPVQVDRAGGSGGSSGSGGLGDSVP; via the coding sequence ATCGGTCGACCTGCCGCGGCCGGGGGCGGGATCGCGGTGTGCGGCGCCCCGGAGGCGGCCGGCTCCCTCGCACGCTGGCTGCTCGGTCAGCTCCTGCTCACCCGCGCCGACGTGACCTTCCGGGTCCCGCCCGGCTGGGGCCTCGCCGGGCACGCCACCGTCCCCACGTCCGGGACGGGCCCGGTGGCGGGTTCGGGCGGCCTGCACATCGCGGTCACGGAGGATCCGGCGGCGCCCCCGCGCACCGGCGCGGTCACGATCGTCGTGTGCCCCGCCGCCTCGCAGGCCCCGCGGTGGTGCAGCCGGGTGATCCCGGTCGCCGACGATCACGATCGCCGGGTCCGACTGCCGTGGCTGCGGCACGTGCTCACGCTCCTGCCCGCGGCCGCCGGGGCGCTGCCGACCGAGGCCCTGCTGCCCGCGGTGCTCGGGCCGGCCGAACCGGACGCGATCCGGCGAGACTGGCGCGATCCCCCGGCGGGGCTCGCGGCCCCGGTGGGCGTGCGGCAGGATCCCGACACCGGCCGGCTCGTGCCCGCCCGGGTCGATCTGGCCGCGGAGGGGCCGCACGCGCTCGTGGCCGGCACGACCGGATCGGGCAAGTCCGAGCTGCTCCTCAGCTGGCTGCTCGCCCTCGCCCGCGGCCACCCGCCGAGCCGCCTCTCGCTCATCCTCGTGGACTACAAGGGCGGCGCCACCTTCGGTGAGCTCGCGGGCCTGCCCCACGTGGCCGGCGTGCTCACCGACCTCGACCCGCCCGGAACGGCCCGGGCGCTGGCCGGGCTGCGCGCGGAGGTCCAGCGGCGCGAGCGGCTCCTCGCCGAGACCGGGGCGGCCGACCTGCTCGAGCACCACGCCCGCCTCGGCCGCGGCCTGCCCGGCACGCCGCTGTGCCGCCTCCTGCTCGTGGTGGACGAGTTCCGGGCCATGTCCGAGGAACATCCCGACGTGCTCGACGAGCTCGTGCGGCTCGCCGCCCAGGGCCGCTCCCTCGGCCTCCACCTCGTGCTCGCCACGCAGCGCCCGGGCGGCGCGGTGGGGGCCGAGATCCGGGCGAACATCGCCGTGCGGCTGTGCCTGCGGGTGCTCGAGGAGGGCGATTCGGTCGACGTGCTCGGCGAGCCGGGCGCGGCGCGACTACCGCCCGTGCCGGGCCGGTTCCTGCTGCGCGCCGGCACGCCGGCCGAGGTGCAGTCCTTCTGGGTCGGCCCGCCGCACGCGGGGTACGTGCCGCGCCTCGTCGCCGCGCTCACCGGCGCCGCCCGAGCCACCGAGTCCGGCGGGGCGTACCGGCCATGGGCGCCGGAGCTGCCGGACCGGGCCCGCGCGCTCCCGCCCGTGGCACCGTGGCCCACTCCGGCCCCGGGGCCGCCGGCACCGGGCGGCGAGCTGCCGCTGCTCGTCGTGGACGTCACCGACGAGCAGCGGCTCGGCCACTGGGCGCTGCCCGCCGGGGAGGTGCTGGTCGTCGCGGGCCGCCGCAGCGGCCGCACGACCGCGGCGGCCACGCTCGCCCGGGCCGCACTCGACCGCGGCGTCGTCACCCACCTGCTCGGCCGGGACCTGCCCGGCCCGGCCGCGCCCCACCCGGCCGCCCCCTGGCTGGGCACGACGGGAGAGGCGGGCGACGTCGTCCTCGCGCGACGCCTGCTCGGGATCCTCACGGAGGAGCCGCGCACCCGCCCGGAGCTGCTCGTGCTCGACGACGCGGCCGCCCTCGAGCGCGCGATCGACGAGCGGCTCGGGCCCGGCTGCGGCGCCGAGGCCGTGACCGAGCTGCTGCGCTCGGCGCGGGGCAACGGCCTCGGCCTCGTGCTCACGAGCGAGCTGCCGCTGCCGCGGTGGGCGCAGCCGGCCGATCACCGGCTCGTGCTCACCGGGGGCGAGCCGGACCTGCAGCTGCTCGCCGGGGTGCCGAAGGCGTGGGCGGGGCACGCCCCACGCGGCCGGGGCACGCTCCTGTCGGGCGGGCGGGCGATCCGCGGGCAGGTGCTGCTCCCGCTCGAGGGACCCGGGCCGGCCGGTCGAGTGGATCCGCCGCCCCTGCGGCTGCGGCCCGTGCCGGCGCTCGTGGACCTGCCCGCGGCGGCGGCTCGAGCGTCCGGGCGAGCCGGGTGGGTGGTCGTCGGTCTGGGTGGGGACGACGCAGCCCCCGTGCTCGCGCCGGTCACGCCCGGGCAGGTGCTCACCGTCGTGGGCGGGCCCGGCCGGGGCCGGACCACGGCGGCGACCACGATCGGGCGCCGGGTGGCCGAGGCGGGCGGCGAGGTCTCGTTCGGGAGCGCGGGCGGGCGAACTCCGGTCGCGGGCGGCCTGCTCGTCCTCGACGACGTGGACCGCACCCCCGCGGCGACGCTCGACGAGGGGATGGCGTGGCTGACCGGCGGCGGCGCGGTCGTGGTGACGACCCGGCCGGACGGGCTCGTGAGCGGCTTCCATCCGCTGCTCGCGCGGGCCCGTGACGGGGCGATGCTCGTGCTCGGGCCCGTCCCGGCCGCACTCACGGGCGTGGACGTGCGGCCCTGGCTCGGGGGCCGCCGGCCGGGCCGCGGCGTGCTCGCGCTCGGCGGCCGGGCGATCCCGGTGCAGGTCGACCGTGCCGGTGGGTCGGGTGGATCGAGTGGGTCGGGCGGTCTCGGGGACTCAGTCCCGTGA
- a CDS encoding ABC transporter permease, with translation MRTSPTVAVARVELRRFVNQRENIFFSFVMPLLLVFVIGLQFGAGAVETRVLLVGESSQLREDLAGELTAAEVSVVDHRSALAQLARGRADLAVIVDDAAAAAYEESPPAPVELEIVRGSGANVLLADQEVEAALRTLAQHRAQLGLLTAAGAGRSEAEAALAAAEEAAPPVTVAVTDPEETADTFAGISGFDLGASSQLLLFVFLSSLTGASTFIDARRNRTISRILAAPVSARQLASGQVLGRWAIAMVQGILIIIAARLIFGVDWGNPLLTVLVLAVFGLTAAGAALVMGALISSEGAATGAGIGIGLVLAALGGCMLPLDLFTGTLRTVAHVTPHAWAYEAFAAIQRHDAGLLDVLPQVGVLAGFAVIAVTIGTLAVRRSLARPL, from the coding sequence ATGAGAACCTCACCCACCGTGGCCGTCGCCCGCGTCGAGCTGCGGCGCTTCGTCAATCAGCGCGAGAACATCTTCTTCTCGTTCGTCATGCCGCTGCTGCTCGTGTTCGTGATCGGGCTCCAGTTCGGCGCCGGAGCGGTCGAGACGAGGGTCCTGCTCGTGGGCGAGTCGTCCCAGCTGCGGGAGGATCTGGCGGGTGAGCTGACTGCGGCGGAGGTGAGCGTCGTCGATCATCGATCCGCGCTCGCCCAGCTCGCCCGGGGCCGGGCCGACCTCGCGGTGATCGTGGACGACGCCGCCGCGGCCGCGTACGAAGAGTCACCGCCCGCTCCCGTCGAGCTCGAGATCGTGCGCGGCTCCGGCGCGAACGTCCTCCTCGCGGATCAGGAGGTCGAGGCGGCGCTGCGGACCCTGGCGCAGCACCGCGCCCAGCTCGGGCTGCTCACCGCGGCGGGCGCGGGGCGGTCCGAGGCCGAGGCGGCGCTCGCGGCGGCCGAGGAGGCGGCCCCGCCGGTCACCGTGGCCGTGACCGACCCGGAGGAGACCGCGGATACGTTCGCGGGGATCAGCGGCTTCGACCTGGGGGCGAGCAGCCAGCTGCTGCTGTTCGTGTTCCTCTCCAGCCTCACCGGCGCGAGCACCTTCATCGACGCCCGAAGGAACCGGACGATCTCGAGGATCCTGGCCGCCCCGGTCTCGGCGCGACAGCTGGCCTCCGGGCAGGTGCTCGGCCGGTGGGCGATCGCGATGGTCCAGGGAATCCTCATCATCATCGCCGCGCGTCTCATCTTCGGAGTGGACTGGGGCAACCCGCTCCTCACAGTGCTCGTACTGGCGGTGTTCGGGCTGACGGCCGCCGGCGCGGCCCTGGTCATGGGTGCGCTCATCTCGAGCGAGGGCGCGGCGACCGGGGCCGGCATCGGGATCGGCCTCGTGCTCGCGGCGCTCGGCGGCTGCATGCTCCCGCTCGACCTGTTCACCGGCACGCTGCGCACAGTCGCGCACGTCACACCGCACGCGTGGGCCTATGAGGCCTTCGCCGCGATCCAGCGCCACGACGCCGGTCTGCTCGACGTGCTTCCCCAGGTCGGGGTGCTCGCCGGCTTCGCCGTGATCGCGGTGACGATCGGCACACTGGCCGTGCGGCGGTCCCTCGCGCGCCCGCTCTGA
- a CDS encoding DUF2505 domain-containing protein has protein sequence MRFDATITYPAPADRVAAMLADPEYVRRKVAASGATNPSQDITGDAGGDFTVSTTRTMPADLIPERYRKFVPGGVTMTFVETWSVPASDGARTGTLTLTIAGAPAKAAGTSTLRPTGQGCELSYTGDVKVRLPIVGASIESAAVRAVERAMSVEREVGLEWLGEA, from the coding sequence ATGCGTTTCGACGCGACGATCACCTATCCAGCCCCCGCCGACCGGGTGGCCGCGATGCTCGCCGATCCCGAGTACGTGCGGCGCAAGGTCGCGGCGTCCGGCGCCACGAACCCGTCCCAGGACATCACGGGCGACGCCGGCGGGGACTTCACCGTGTCGACGACGCGGACCATGCCGGCCGACCTCATCCCGGAGCGGTACCGCAAATTCGTGCCCGGCGGGGTGACCATGACCTTCGTCGAGACCTGGTCCGTGCCCGCCTCCGACGGCGCCCGCACCGGCACGCTCACCCTGACGATCGCCGGGGCCCCGGCCAAGGCGGCTGGCACGTCGACCCTGCGACCGACCGGCCAGGGCTGCGAGCTGTCCTACACCGGCGACGTCAAGGTGCGGCTGCCGATCGTCGGCGCGAGCATCGAGTCCGCGGCCGTGCGCGCGGTCGAGCGGGCCATGAGCGTCGAGCGCGAGGTCGGCCTGGAGTGGCTCGGCGAGGCCTGA
- a CDS encoding WhiB family transcriptional regulator, whose protein sequence is MDWRHEAACLTEDPELFFPIGNTGPALVQIEEAKAVCKRCPVVDTCLKWAIDSGQDAGVWGGMSEDERRALKRRTARARRAR, encoded by the coding sequence ATGGATTGGCGTCACGAGGCAGCATGCCTGACGGAAGACCCCGAACTGTTCTTCCCGATCGGCAACACCGGCCCCGCCCTGGTCCAGATCGAAGAGGCGAAGGCCGTCTGCAAGCGGTGCCCGGTGGTCGACACGTGCCTCAAGTGGGCCATCGACTCCGGCCAGGACGCCGGCGTGTGGGGTGGCATGTCGGAGGACGAGCGCCGCGCCCTCAAGCGCCGCACGGCCCGGGCACGTCGCGCCCGCTGA
- a CDS encoding FHA domain-containing protein, translating to MRNPVVHAHVAVVGGPDPGWIAALPAGGEQVVLGRGEEATLRVADPLLSRRHCLLRVRGRHVQVRDCGSANGTRVRRAGIWLPVPRGRWLRLGAGGLVRAGETRLQLRSGQEPEAGSPASPGAGMLLPLVFSAGTMLMFLFTGRGGALRWVLLGALVAMVVGTVAVPRWRQRRRDRTEADRPRPPPLVDPAAALAMAGRPWPTVGTRLELGRADARRAHAPRRRRHRWESVDLPRPGAGSRCAAPRRRPAPSHAGCSVSSCSPAPT from the coding sequence ATGAGGAATCCGGTCGTGCACGCCCACGTCGCGGTCGTCGGCGGCCCCGATCCCGGCTGGATCGCCGCGCTCCCGGCCGGCGGGGAGCAGGTCGTGCTCGGGCGCGGCGAGGAGGCCACGCTCCGGGTGGCCGATCCGCTGCTCTCGCGTCGGCATTGCCTCCTGCGGGTGCGGGGGCGGCACGTGCAGGTGCGCGACTGCGGCTCGGCGAACGGCACCCGGGTGCGCCGGGCCGGGATCTGGCTGCCCGTGCCCCGGGGGCGCTGGCTCCGGCTCGGTGCGGGCGGCCTCGTGCGCGCCGGGGAGACCCGGCTGCAGCTGCGCTCCGGGCAGGAGCCGGAGGCCGGCTCCCCCGCGTCGCCGGGAGCGGGGATGCTGCTGCCCCTCGTGTTCTCGGCGGGCACGATGCTCATGTTCCTGTTCACCGGTCGCGGCGGTGCGCTGCGCTGGGTGCTGCTCGGGGCGCTCGTGGCGATGGTCGTGGGCACGGTCGCGGTGCCGCGGTGGCGGCAGCGGCGCCGCGACCGGACCGAGGCGGATCGGCCCCGGCCGCCGCCGCTCGTCGATCCCGCCGCCGCGCTGGCCATGGCGGGCCGGCCGTGGCCCACGGTCGGCACCCGCCTCGAGCTCGGCCGGGCGGACGCGCGCCGGGCGCACGCCCCACGCCGGCGGCGGCACCGGTGGGAATCGGTCGACCTGCCGCGGCCGGGGGCGGGATCGCGGTGTGCGGCGCCCCGGAGGCGGCCGGCTCCCTCGCACGCTGGCTGCTCGGTCAGCTCCTGCTCACCCGCGCCGACGTGA
- a CDS encoding ABC transporter ATP-binding protein: MTTPRPDAAAPAVRASGLTKIYGHGEAAVHALDGVDVAVDRGRFTAIMGPSGSGKSTLMHLLAGLDGATGGRVYLGETELTALTDKQLTLLRRDRIGFVFQSFNLLPMFTAAQNIALPSQLAGRRLDHEWYLTLVETLGLTDRLGHKPHELSGGQQQRVAIARALSTRPDVVFADEPTGNLDSRSGTEVLAFLRRSVRELGQTIVMVTHDPAAAAYADEVVLIADGRVAGTISHPTPESVLAGLDALRAPEAVA, from the coding sequence ATGACCACACCACGACCCGACGCGGCGGCCCCGGCCGTGCGCGCGAGCGGACTCACCAAGATCTACGGGCACGGGGAGGCGGCCGTGCACGCCCTCGACGGCGTGGACGTCGCCGTCGACCGCGGCCGCTTCACCGCCATCATGGGGCCCTCCGGCTCGGGCAAGTCGACCCTCATGCATCTGCTCGCGGGCCTCGACGGCGCCACGGGCGGGCGGGTGTACCTCGGCGAGACCGAACTGACCGCGCTGACCGACAAGCAGCTGACGCTGCTGCGCCGGGACCGGATCGGGTTCGTGTTCCAGTCGTTCAACCTGCTGCCGATGTTCACCGCCGCGCAGAACATCGCCCTGCCCTCGCAGCTGGCCGGCCGCCGCCTCGACCACGAGTGGTACCTCACCCTCGTGGAGACCCTCGGGCTGACCGACCGGCTCGGGCACAAGCCGCACGAGCTCTCCGGCGGGCAGCAGCAGCGCGTCGCCATCGCCCGGGCCCTCTCGACCCGGCCCGACGTCGTGTTCGCCGACGAGCCGACCGGGAACCTCGACTCCCGCTCGGGCACCGAGGTGCTCGCGTTCCTGCGGCGCTCCGTGCGCGAGCTGGGCCAGACGATCGTCATGGTGACCCACGACCCGGCGGCCGCGGCCTATGCGGACGAGGTCGTGCTCATCGCGGACGGCCGGGTCGCCGGCACGATCTCCCACCCCACCCCGGAGTCGGTGCTCGCGGGCCTCGACGCGCTGCGTGCCCCGGAGGCGGTCGCCTGA